CCACCGGCCACCGCGCGCGGCCAGCTGCAGAGCAGCGTCTCCCGGATCCGCCGCGCGTTCGCCGAGGCCGGCCTGCCCGCCGAGCTGATCGTCACGGACCCGGCCGGTTACCGCCTGGTCGTCGACCCGGAGCAGGTCGACGTGAACGTCTTCGACCGCCGGCTCGCCCAGGCCCGGCTCGCGGTGGAGAAGGAGGAGTGGTCCGAGGCGCGGGAGCACTTCCGCGCCGCGCTCGCGCTCTGGAAGGGACCGGCGCTGGCCGGGATCACCAGCCCGGCCGTGCGCCGCGCCGCCGCCGCGCTGGACGAGCAGCGGCTGCTGGCCATCGAGGACACGTTCGACGTGGAGCTGCGGCTCGGCCTGGAACGGGACGCGATCGGCGGGCTGACCGGCCTGGTCGAGCGGCACCCGCTGCGGGAACGGCTGCGCGGGCAGCTGATGATCGCGCTCTACCGGGCCGGCCGGCAGGCGGACGCGCTCGCGGTCTACCGGGACGCGCGCGACGCGCTCGCCAACGAGCTGGGCATCGAACCCGGACCGGCGCTGCGCGAGGTGCACCGGGCGATCCTGACCGGCGAGGTGGAGACCGCGGCGGCACCGCGGGAGGTGACGCTGCCGGTGCGGGCGCTGCCGCGTACCGTCGCGGACTTCACCGGCCGGGCCGAGGCGGTCGACCGGCTGGTCCGCGCGGTCGAGGAGGCCGACTTCGACGGCCCGGTCATCCAGGTGATCGACGGCATGGCCGGCAGCGGCAAGACCACGCTGGCCGTGCACGTGGCGAACCTGGTCGCGCCGCACTACCCGGACGCGCAGCTCTTCATCGACCTGCACGGGCACAGCCTGCGCCGACCGCTGGACGCGTCCGCCGCGCTGGTCACGCTGCTGCGCCAGCTCGGCCTGCCGGGTGACCGGATACCGGTCGACATGGACGACCGGGTCGCGCTCTGGCGCAGCGAGCTGGCCGCCCGCCGCGCGCTGGTGGTGCTGGACAACGTGGCCAGCACCGCGCAGATCGCACCGCTGCTGCCGGCGTCCGCGGGCAGCCTCGCGCTGATCACCAGCCGGCGCCGGCTGCTCGGCCTGGACGCGGTCCGGCCCGAGTCGCTGCCGGTGCTCGCCGAGTCCGAGGCGATCGACCTGCTGGCCCGGATCGCCGGTGACCGGGTCCGCGCGGAGCCGGAGGCGGCGGCCGAGGTGGTGCGCTGCTGCGGTCATCTCCCGCTGGCGATCCGGCTGGCCGCGGCCCGGCTCGCGCACCGTCCACGGTGGCGGGTCGCGGACCTGGCCCGGCGGCTGGCCGGCCGCTCCGCGCTGCCCGAGCTGGCCGCCGAGGAACGCACCGTGGCCAGCGCCTTCGATCTGTCCTACGCACACCTGCCGGCGGTGGCGCAGCGCGTGTTCCGGCTGCTCGGCCTGCACCCGGGCGAGCGCTTCGACGCGTTCACCACGGCCGCGCTGGCCGGGCTGCCGCTGGACGACGCGCAGGACGTGCTGGACGACCTGGTGGACTGGCACCTGGTCGAGGAACCACAGGCCGGGCGCTACCGGCTGCACGACCTGATGCGCGAGTTCGCCGCCGGGCTGGCCGCGCGCGACCCGCTGCCGGAGCGGCACGCCGCGGTCGGCCGGCTGCTCGACTTCTACCTGCACGCGGCGGACGCGTCCACGGTCGGCATGGAGGCGCACAGCTCCGGCGACGTGCGTGGCTGGGGCCCGGCGCAGCGGCCCGACCTGGTCGAGGCGCTGCCCAGCAAGCTGCGCTGGCTGGAGGACGAGCGGGCCGGGCTGATCGCGCTGGCCGACCGCGCGATCGGCGCCGGGCACGCGCACTACGCCTGGTGGCTGGCGCGGGCGGCGTGGCGGTTCCTGTACGTCAACGCGTACCACGACGACCTGATCGCGCTGCACGAGCGCGGGCTGACCGCCGCGATGCTGGCCGGTGACGACGCGGCCGTGGCACAGGTGCTCAACTACCTGGCCTCGTCCTACTACCGCACCGGCCGCTACCAGGCCGCGGTCACGCACCTGACCGAGTCGCTGCGGCTGCGCGAGCGGCTCGGCGACGACCGGGCCGTGGCCACCACCCGCGGCAACCTCTCCGCGGTGCAGCTGATGATGGGTGAGCTGCCGGAGGCGCTGGCGAACGCGCGCGCGGCCTACGCGGTCTGGGAACGGCGCGGCGACGACCGGGGCCGGATGCTGCACCTGCCGAAGATGGGCTTCGTCGCCGCGATGATGGGCCGGTACGAGGAGGCGCTGCACTACCACCGCCGCCATCTGCTGCTCGCCTGCGAGCGCCGGGACCAGCACAACGTCTCGGTCGCGCTCGGCCACATCGGCGCGGTCCGGGTGCGGATGGGCGCGGCCGACGCGGCGGCCCGCTGCCTGGCCGCCGCGCTGCGCCGGCAGCGCGGCATCCCGTACAACGAGGCCGAGGTGCTCAACGACCTCGGCACCGCGCGCCGCCTCCAGGGCCGGCTGGCCGAGGCGGAGCAGCACCACCAGGAGGCGCTGCGGATCATGCGGACCGTCGGCGACCGGCACGGCGAGGCGATGGTCGGCAACGATCTCGCGGCCACGCTCGCGGCGGCCGGCGGCCCGGCGGCCGCGGTCGAGGCGTACCGGCGCTCGCTGGCCGTCTCCGTGCAGATCGGGCACCGGTACGAGCAGGCCCGCGCGCTCGCCGGGCTCGGCACCTGCCTGCGCGATCCGGAGGAGGCCCGCGCGCACCGCGACCGCGCCGCGTTGATCTTCGCGGAGATGGGCGTGGCTCAGATCAACGGCGAACCGGCGCCGGTCGAGGGAGGATGAACCGGTGACTGCCAACGAGAGTGGATACCGAATCGAGCGCGACACCATGGGCGAGGTCCGGGTGCCGGTGGACGCGCTGTGGCGGGCCCAGACCCAGCGGGCCGTGGAGAACTTCCCGATCTCCGGGCGTGGCCTGGAGCCGGCCCACATCCGGGCGCTCGCGCAGATCAAGGGCGCGGCCGCCGCGGTGAACGCGGAGCTCGGCGTGATCGACGCGGACGTGGCGAAGGCGATCGAGACCGCGGCCGCGCACGTGGCGGACGGCGGCTACGACGACCAGTTCCCGATCGACGTGTTCCAGACCGGGTCGGGCACCTCGTCCAACATGAACACCAACGAGGTCATCGCCACGCTGGCCGCCCGCGAGCTCGGCCGGGACGTGCACCCGAACGACCACGTGAACGCGTCCCAGTCCAGCAACGACGTGTTCCCGTCGTCGATCCACCTGGCCGCCACGCACGCGGTCACGCACGACCTGATCCCCGCGCTCGGCTACCTGGCCGACGCGCTCGCGGCCAAGTCGACCGAGTGGCGGGAGGTGGTCAAGTCCGGGCGTACGCACCTGATGGACGCCACGCCGGTCACGCTCGGCCAGGAGTTCTCCGGCTACACCGCGCAGGTGCGG
This genomic window from Catenuloplanes niger contains:
- a CDS encoding AfsR/SARP family transcriptional regulator, which translates into the protein MWFGILGPLRAANGGVDAPVAAGRDRVVLAMLLLNSLHVVSIDQLVDALWDSAPPATARGQLQSSVSRIRRAFAEAGLPAELIVTDPAGYRLVVDPEQVDVNVFDRRLAQARLAVEKEEWSEAREHFRAALALWKGPALAGITSPAVRRAAAALDEQRLLAIEDTFDVELRLGLERDAIGGLTGLVERHPLRERLRGQLMIALYRAGRQADALAVYRDARDALANELGIEPGPALREVHRAILTGEVETAAAPREVTLPVRALPRTVADFTGRAEAVDRLVRAVEEADFDGPVIQVIDGMAGSGKTTLAVHVANLVAPHYPDAQLFIDLHGHSLRRPLDASAALVTLLRQLGLPGDRIPVDMDDRVALWRSELAARRALVVLDNVASTAQIAPLLPASAGSLALITSRRRLLGLDAVRPESLPVLAESEAIDLLARIAGDRVRAEPEAAAEVVRCCGHLPLAIRLAAARLAHRPRWRVADLARRLAGRSALPELAAEERTVASAFDLSYAHLPAVAQRVFRLLGLHPGERFDAFTTAALAGLPLDDAQDVLDDLVDWHLVEEPQAGRYRLHDLMREFAAGLAARDPLPERHAAVGRLLDFYLHAADASTVGMEAHSSGDVRGWGPAQRPDLVEALPSKLRWLEDERAGLIALADRAIGAGHAHYAWWLARAAWRFLYVNAYHDDLIALHERGLTAAMLAGDDAAVAQVLNYLASSYYRTGRYQAAVTHLTESLRLRERLGDDRAVATTRGNLSAVQLMMGELPEALANARAAYAVWERRGDDRGRMLHLPKMGFVAAMMGRYEEALHYHRRHLLLACERRDQHNVSVALGHIGAVRVRMGAADAAARCLAAALRRQRGIPYNEAEVLNDLGTARRLQGRLAEAEQHHQEALRIMRTVGDRHGEAMVGNDLAATLAAAGGPAAAVEAYRRSLAVSVQIGHRYEQARALAGLGTCLRDPEEARAHRDRAALIFAEMGVAQINGEPAPVEGG